One Candidatus Palauibacter scopulicola DNA window includes the following coding sequences:
- a CDS encoding pyrroloquinoline quinone-dependent dehydrogenase, protein MTRADGGSVTPDRARRIALGLAFGIGVALSGCRGDEAAIDSGERSEPLTAYAGDDWPVYGGDPGGLKYSSLTEIDRSNVAELEAAWVWETGEEPIPDAASPIQGERVAPGAFEATPIVINDTMWVSTPYSRVVALNAETGEEFWSYDPKAWEWGNLHRGCRFCHRGIAQWSDGSERRIFLNSRWRLIALDAATGEPIPGFGDGGEVDLTEGLAWDANRLHISNTSPAVVYEDIVIVGSGVPDNRIYRHNPPGDVQAFDARTGELRWTFHTIPKEGEFGVETWEDESWSYTGSANVWAPFSLDPERGLLYLPVSTPNNDFYGGHRRGQNLFAESLVCLDARTGERVWHFQTVHHGLWDYDLPAPPGLVTIQVDGREIDAVVAVGKTAFTYVLDRETGEPVWPVEERAVPESTVPGEVPWPTQPFPTRPAPFSRQGITEDDLIDFTPELRAEALEVFRRHRTGPIFTPPSVEGTIMMPGLIGGAGWGGAAIDPESGHMFVKAYDDPFLARVAEAEPGEGDADYLPNFASTLSVAGGLPILKPPYGTITAIDLNTGDHLWQRPFGDDSAIREHPALAGLDLPPMGGTPQSHGTTSGPLATAGGVVFLAGGTPWIEAMDVRDGATLWRGDLGEGLGRGNPMTYRTRSGRQFVVVATSAAGQVDSRLQAFALPVR, encoded by the coding sequence ATGACAAGGGCTGACGGCGGATCCGTCACTCCGGATCGCGCGCGCCGGATCGCGCTCGGTCTGGCGTTCGGGATCGGGGTGGCTCTCTCGGGCTGCCGCGGCGACGAGGCCGCCATCGATAGCGGCGAACGTTCGGAGCCGCTGACGGCGTACGCGGGCGACGACTGGCCCGTGTACGGTGGCGACCCCGGCGGCCTCAAGTATTCCTCTCTCACGGAGATCGACCGCTCGAACGTCGCGGAACTCGAGGCGGCCTGGGTCTGGGAAACCGGGGAGGAACCGATTCCCGACGCGGCGAGCCCGATCCAGGGCGAACGCGTGGCGCCGGGCGCCTTCGAGGCGACGCCGATCGTCATCAACGACACGATGTGGGTCTCGACCCCCTACAGCCGAGTCGTCGCGCTGAACGCGGAGACGGGAGAGGAGTTCTGGAGCTACGATCCCAAGGCGTGGGAGTGGGGGAACCTTCACCGCGGCTGCCGCTTCTGCCACCGCGGCATCGCGCAGTGGAGCGACGGGAGCGAGCGCCGGATCTTCCTCAACTCCCGCTGGCGGCTCATCGCGCTCGACGCCGCCACCGGCGAGCCGATTCCCGGTTTCGGGGACGGAGGCGAGGTCGACCTGACGGAGGGGCTCGCTTGGGACGCGAACCGGCTTCACATCTCCAACACATCTCCCGCCGTCGTGTACGAGGACATCGTCATCGTGGGCAGCGGCGTCCCGGACAACCGGATCTACCGCCACAACCCGCCCGGCGATGTGCAGGCATTCGACGCGCGCACCGGCGAGCTGCGCTGGACCTTCCACACGATCCCCAAGGAAGGGGAGTTCGGGGTCGAGACGTGGGAGGACGAATCCTGGTCCTACACCGGCTCGGCGAACGTGTGGGCGCCGTTCTCGCTGGACCCGGAGCGCGGGCTCCTCTACCTGCCCGTCTCCACCCCGAACAACGACTTCTACGGCGGGCACCGGCGGGGACAGAACCTGTTCGCCGAATCGCTCGTGTGCCTGGACGCGCGGACGGGCGAGCGCGTGTGGCACTTCCAGACCGTTCACCACGGGCTGTGGGACTACGACCTTCCCGCGCCGCCCGGCTTGGTGACGATCCAGGTCGACGGGCGCGAGATCGACGCGGTCGTGGCGGTGGGCAAGACGGCTTTCACGTACGTGCTGGACCGCGAGACCGGCGAGCCGGTGTGGCCGGTCGAGGAGCGCGCCGTGCCCGAGAGCACGGTCCCCGGCGAGGTGCCGTGGCCGACCCAGCCGTTCCCGACGCGGCCCGCGCCGTTCTCCCGACAGGGGATTACGGAGGACGATCTCATCGACTTCACGCCCGAACTGCGCGCGGAGGCGCTGGAGGTATTCCGCCGCCACCGGACCGGGCCGATCTTCACCCCGCCCTCCGTCGAGGGGACGATCATGATGCCGGGCCTCATCGGCGGGGCGGGGTGGGGCGGCGCGGCCATCGATCCCGAGAGCGGCCACATGTTCGTGAAGGCGTATGACGATCCCTTCCTGGCCCGCGTCGCCGAAGCGGAGCCGGGGGAGGGAGACGCGGACTATCTCCCGAACTTCGCGAGCACGCTCTCGGTGGCCGGCGGGCTTCCGATCCTCAAGCCGCCCTACGGCACGATCACGGCGATCGACCTCAACACGGGAGACCACCTGTGGCAGCGTCCGTTCGGGGACGACTCCGCGATCCGCGAGCACCCGGCGCTGGCGGGACTCGACCTCCCGCCCATGGGGGGCACGCCGCAGAGCCACGGCACGACGTCGGGGCCGCTGGCGACGGCGGGCGGAGTCGTCTTCCTGGCGGGTGGAACGCCGTGGATCGAGGCCATGGATGTCCGCGACGGCGCCACCCTGTGGCGGGGGGACCTGGGCGAAGGGCTGGGGCGCGGCAACCCGATGACGTACCGCACCCGGTCCGGGCGCCAGTTCGTCGTCGTCGCGACCTCCGCCGCCGGCCAGGTCGATTCCAGGCTGCAGGCGTTCGCCCTGCCGGTCCGATGA
- a CDS encoding HmuY family protein, which translates to MRSSPAVSPRIPLRALTIPFMLAAVAACESEVAAPDEETFEEGVISIDASSPVSLAYVSLAGGGVLSNPADPGSSTSWDMAFRRFSVRLNGGVAGPGSVSAVSLGNNANLTADQVTALTPQDGEAAFAAVTEADIPAAGFVEDALAPETGPSWFRFDRQSGAIVANPGAAWKLREGSGRGYGVIRMVDIAMQGERPVGATIQFRRHDPGGSLGAPETVALDLTRGPVYLSLSNGIVRDPASCDWDVATSPEFTIRVNEACGAGTFPLDATDDFTALARADDAPDYAGFLSTIAGAFPATVGDAQGTFWYSIRQNNRMWPTYNVFLVRVGAEVYKVQVFDYYNATGDSGYPSVRFQRLR; encoded by the coding sequence ATGCGCAGCAGTCCGGCCGTCTCGCCGCGGATTCCGCTCCGCGCGCTGACGATTCCATTCATGCTCGCGGCCGTTGCGGCATGCGAGTCGGAAGTCGCCGCCCCCGACGAGGAGACGTTCGAAGAAGGCGTGATCTCGATCGACGCCTCGTCGCCCGTCTCCCTCGCCTATGTGAGTTTGGCCGGTGGCGGCGTGCTCTCGAACCCGGCGGACCCCGGTAGTTCCACATCCTGGGACATGGCCTTCCGCAGGTTCTCCGTCCGGTTGAACGGGGGCGTTGCGGGCCCCGGCTCGGTGTCCGCGGTCAGCCTGGGGAACAACGCGAACCTGACGGCGGATCAGGTCACGGCGCTGACCCCGCAGGACGGGGAAGCGGCGTTCGCGGCGGTCACTGAGGCCGACATTCCGGCGGCGGGATTCGTCGAGGATGCCCTGGCGCCGGAGACCGGTCCATCGTGGTTCCGCTTCGACCGCCAGTCGGGCGCGATCGTGGCGAACCCCGGTGCGGCCTGGAAGCTGCGCGAGGGTTCGGGGCGCGGGTACGGCGTGATTCGGATGGTGGACATCGCGATGCAGGGAGAGCGGCCCGTGGGCGCGACCATCCAGTTCCGCCGTCACGACCCGGGCGGCAGTCTCGGCGCGCCGGAAACCGTCGCGCTGGATCTCACTCGCGGCCCCGTGTACCTGAGCCTGTCGAACGGGATCGTGCGCGACCCCGCAAGCTGTGACTGGGATGTCGCGACGTCGCCCGAGTTCACGATACGGGTGAACGAAGCCTGCGGCGCGGGAACCTTCCCGCTCGACGCAACGGACGACTTCACGGCGCTGGCCCGGGCTGACGATGCGCCGGACTATGCCGGCTTCCTCTCGACAATCGCCGGCGCATTTCCGGCCACGGTGGGAGACGCGCAGGGCACGTTCTGGTACAGCATCCGGCAGAACAATCGAATGTGGCCGACCTACAATGTCTTCCTCGTCCGCGTGGGCGCTGAGGTCTACAAGGTGCAGGTCTTCGACTACTACAATGCGACAGGCGATTCGGGTTATCCGTCCGTGAGGTTCCAGCGGCTCCGGTGA
- a CDS encoding SDR family oxidoreductase produces the protein MTEAVDGAGRDLKGQVAVVTGANSGVGKSAAQLLSRAGADVTMVCRSRERGEPALADVRQAGAAAGADVRLELADLSLQADVRALADRLAARLPAIDILVNNAGVWLHRRQISSEGFEVTFATNHLGHFLLTHQLLEPLAAGRGRIVNVSSEAHRNGDLRRAALDAIVRGDAWKGGFQAYGDTKLANALFTFESERRWGARGITANAVHPGVLRTQIWRKNRSALGLLLNAAKGLMAKPEVGGRAVMQLVEDPARDKVTGRYFKVESEVAATAQAYDEDLARKLWDQSLEWTGIARTDGPG, from the coding sequence ATGACGGAGGCCGTGGATGGGGCGGGGCGCGACCTGAAGGGGCAGGTCGCCGTCGTCACCGGCGCCAACTCGGGCGTCGGGAAGTCCGCCGCTCAACTCCTCTCGCGCGCGGGCGCCGACGTGACCATGGTGTGCCGCAGCCGCGAGCGGGGGGAGCCGGCGCTTGCCGACGTGCGGCAGGCGGGGGCCGCGGCGGGCGCGGATGTCCGCCTCGAACTCGCCGACCTCTCGCTCCAGGCCGACGTCCGCGCCCTCGCCGACCGCCTGGCCGCCCGCCTCCCGGCGATCGACATCCTCGTGAACAACGCCGGCGTCTGGCTCCATCGGCGCCAGATCTCGTCCGAGGGCTTCGAGGTGACGTTCGCGACGAACCACCTCGGCCATTTCCTCCTCACCCATCAGCTTCTCGAACCGCTCGCGGCCGGGCGCGGCCGGATCGTCAACGTGAGCTCCGAAGCACACCGGAACGGGGACCTGCGCCGCGCCGCACTCGATGCCATCGTCCGCGGCGACGCCTGGAAGGGCGGCTTCCAGGCCTACGGCGATACGAAGCTGGCCAACGCCCTTTTCACCTTCGAGTCCGAGCGCCGCTGGGGTGCCCGCGGGATCACCGCGAACGCCGTTCACCCCGGCGTCCTGCGTACGCAGATCTGGCGGAAGAACCGGAGCGCCCTGGGCCTGCTCCTGAATGCGGCGAAGGGCCTGATGGCGAAGCCCGAGGTCGGCGGCCGGGCCGTGATGCAGCTCGTCGAGGACCCTGCCCGCGACAAGGTGACCGGGCGGTACTTCAAGGTGGAATCCGAGGTCGCCGCGACGGCGCAGGCCTACGACGAGGATCTCGCCCGGAAACTCTGGGACCAGAGCCTCGAATGGACCGGCATCGCCCGGACAGACGGCCCCGGCTAG
- a CDS encoding RidA family protein, with protein sequence MPVALPPAAPLPVALLLAALLPALSAAPAAAQKRFPDPPPEHGLYSDAVRVGDLVFLAGVVNRDPDPATQFRNAFRHIGQVLEEAGSSLDRVIDITTYHLDMHAHIDTFIEVKDEFLPELPSWTAVGVTELYSPGVLIEVKVIAAVDDKG encoded by the coding sequence ATGCCGGTCGCCTTGCCGCCGGCCGCGCCGCTGCCGGTTGCCTTGCTCCTGGCCGCCTTGCTTCCGGCGCTGAGTGCGGCGCCCGCCGCCGCCCAGAAGCGCTTTCCCGACCCGCCTCCGGAGCACGGCCTGTACTCGGATGCGGTGCGGGTGGGAGATCTCGTATTCCTCGCAGGTGTCGTGAACCGCGATCCCGATCCCGCCACCCAGTTTCGCAACGCGTTCCGCCACATCGGCCAGGTTCTTGAGGAAGCCGGGTCGAGCCTCGATCGGGTGATCGACATCACCACCTATCACCTCGACATGCACGCCCACATCGACACCTTCATCGAGGTCAAGGACGAGTTCCTTCCCGAGCTTCCATCCTGGACCGCGGTGGGGGTGACCGAACTCTACAGTCCAGGCGTGCTGATCGAGGTCAAGGTGATCGCGGCGGTCGATGACAAGGGCTGA